Proteins from one Catenuloplanes atrovinosus genomic window:
- a CDS encoding glycosyltransferase: protein MRILFSFVGGAGHFLPLTPIARAARAAGHDVALSAGPRMVDTVRRAGFEVLDNGAADAPTPERRERLPLAPLDEARERRVVTDMFVRKAGPDRAARLLTQAAEWRPDLIVCDEVDYGAMIAAERLGIPHATVVVLAAGSFVQDGYVAEAIDEVRAEFGLPPDGGLAMLGRHLVLEPVPPGFRDPAFPLPATGHAIRPAETMPPIAEGGDRPLIYFTLGTEFNIESGDLFERVLAGLRDLPADLVMTVGRHLDPAVFGPQPAHVRIERFVPQDELLPRCDLVVSHGGSGSVLGAVAHGLPMLVAPMGADQPDNAVRVAALGLGRVLDAETVTPERAAAEAAAVLAGPGCRDTARALRAGWAALPGPAAAVRLLESIA from the coding sequence ATGCGCATCCTGTTCTCGTTCGTGGGCGGTGCCGGGCACTTCCTGCCGCTGACGCCGATCGCCCGGGCCGCCCGGGCCGCCGGTCACGACGTGGCGCTGTCGGCCGGGCCGCGCATGGTCGACACGGTCCGGCGGGCCGGCTTCGAGGTGCTGGACAACGGCGCTGCGGACGCGCCCACGCCCGAGCGGCGCGAGCGGCTGCCGTTGGCGCCGCTGGACGAGGCTCGGGAGCGGCGGGTGGTCACCGACATGTTCGTCCGTAAGGCCGGGCCCGACCGCGCCGCCCGGCTGCTGACCCAGGCGGCCGAGTGGCGGCCGGACCTGATCGTCTGTGACGAGGTCGACTACGGCGCCATGATCGCGGCGGAGCGGCTGGGCATCCCGCACGCCACCGTGGTGGTGCTCGCGGCCGGGTCGTTCGTCCAGGACGGATACGTGGCCGAGGCGATCGACGAGGTGCGCGCGGAGTTCGGGCTGCCGCCGGACGGCGGGCTCGCCATGCTCGGCCGCCACCTGGTGCTGGAGCCGGTGCCGCCGGGCTTCCGCGACCCGGCGTTCCCGCTGCCCGCGACCGGCCACGCGATCCGCCCGGCCGAGACCATGCCCCCGATCGCCGAGGGCGGCGACCGGCCGCTGATCTACTTCACGCTCGGCACGGAGTTCAACATCGAGTCCGGCGACCTGTTCGAGCGGGTCCTCGCCGGGCTGCGCGACCTCCCCGCCGACCTGGTGATGACCGTGGGCCGCCACCTCGACCCGGCCGTGTTCGGGCCGCAGCCGGCGCACGTGCGGATCGAGCGGTTCGTGCCGCAGGACGAACTGCTGCCCCGCTGCGACCTGGTCGTCTCGCACGGCGGCTCGGGCAGCGTGCTCGGCGCGGTGGCGCACGGGCTGCCGATGCTGGTGGCGCCGATGGGCGCGGACCAGCCGGACAACGCGGTTCGCGTGGCCGCGCTCGGCCTCGGCCGCGTGCTGGACGCGGAGACCGTCACGCCGGAGCGGGCCGCCGCCGAGGCCGCGGCCGTGCTGGCCGGCCCGGGCTGCCGCGACACCGCCCGCGCGCTGCGCGCCGGCTGGGCGGCGCTGCCCGGCCCGGCCGCGGCGGTCCGCCTGCTGGAGTCGATTGCCTGA
- a CDS encoding methyltransferase domain-containing protein — MSAVYTHGHHESVLRSHRWRTADNSAAYLLPHLRAGQSLLDVGAGPGTITMDLAALVAPGRVTAIELTEDALALSRTEAAARGVTTVDFAVADVHDLPFPDDAFDVVHAHQVLQHVADPVRALAEMRRVCRPGGVVAARDSDYDRFAWFPAVPELDEWLALYRATARANGGEPDAGRRLLSWARAAGFTTITPGAGVWCYATDEDRRWWGGMWADRIVESAMARQLLAAGTVTPADLQRLAAGWRRWSDSPDGWFTVLHGEILCHA, encoded by the coding sequence ATGTCAGCCGTATACACGCACGGTCATCACGAATCGGTGCTGCGCTCACATCGCTGGCGCACCGCGGACAACTCGGCCGCCTACCTGCTGCCGCACCTGCGCGCCGGCCAGTCGCTGCTGGACGTCGGCGCCGGCCCCGGCACCATCACCATGGACCTCGCCGCGCTGGTCGCGCCCGGCCGGGTCACCGCCATCGAACTCACCGAGGACGCGCTCGCGCTCTCCCGCACCGAGGCCGCGGCGCGCGGGGTGACCACGGTCGACTTCGCGGTCGCGGACGTGCACGACCTCCCCTTCCCGGACGACGCGTTCGACGTGGTCCACGCCCACCAGGTGCTCCAGCACGTGGCCGACCCGGTCCGCGCGCTCGCCGAGATGCGGCGCGTCTGCCGCCCCGGCGGCGTGGTCGCCGCCCGGGACAGCGACTACGACCGGTTCGCCTGGTTCCCCGCCGTCCCCGAACTGGACGAGTGGCTGGCGCTCTACCGCGCCACCGCCCGCGCCAACGGCGGCGAGCCCGACGCCGGCCGCCGCCTGCTCTCCTGGGCGCGCGCCGCCGGCTTCACCACCATCACCCCCGGCGCCGGCGTCTGGTGCTACGCCACCGACGAGGACCGCCGCTGGTGGGGCGGCATGTGGGCGGACCGGATCGTCGAGTCCGCGATGGCCCGCCAGCTCCTCGCCGCCGGCACCGTCACCCCCGCCGACCTCCAGCGCCTCGCCGCCGGCTGGCGCCGCTGGTCCGACTCCCCCGACGGCTGGTTCACCGTCCTCCACGGCGAGATTCTCTGCCACGCCTGA
- a CDS encoding LPXTG cell wall anchor domain-containing protein — MKSVPRIRRVAALAVGVVLGLTGLATVGSPASATRGHQPSCVTPEQAKYQHTFDGPKGTASIKLLNGPLCAEQAFALVSYTAPSATFATPQHVLDSSVKKFVPATAGQLSVNKLEFKVEVPECFTQVDFVFGADIINPLTDGSDRYNSRKVGESSAPGNRSTPKPGQPQHAWYNGGSGTCKAEPAVEPLPDCTGNVALKLINRSTHSETFTITADGGFSKTETLKARQEPATVTVPAANAKNIVVSSRGKELYRGAWSTPEDCQVPEVGTPEATVAQTCEGLSFTVKNPENGKEFTVTFTPSTGQPQTITVKPGQTAPPVMFPGSEGLTVKVDGDLDALKGEVAWTKPADCGVTTPPTGTPSPSPTTPVPTGTPETPASPGPSTTPVAFTPGDGEPELPLTGAAVGSITAGAIVLLAAGAGLFLMARRRKLKFQA, encoded by the coding sequence ATGAAATCCGTCCCCCGTATCCGCCGCGTCGCCGCTCTCGCGGTCGGCGTGGTCCTCGGCCTGACCGGGCTGGCCACGGTCGGCTCCCCGGCCAGCGCCACCAGAGGGCACCAGCCCAGCTGCGTCACCCCCGAGCAGGCCAAGTATCAGCACACCTTCGACGGTCCGAAGGGCACCGCCAGCATCAAGCTGCTCAACGGCCCGCTCTGCGCGGAGCAGGCGTTCGCGCTGGTCTCCTACACGGCGCCGTCGGCCACGTTCGCCACGCCGCAGCACGTGCTGGACAGCTCGGTGAAGAAGTTCGTGCCGGCCACGGCGGGGCAGCTCAGCGTCAACAAGCTGGAGTTCAAGGTCGAGGTCCCGGAGTGCTTCACCCAGGTGGACTTCGTCTTCGGCGCGGACATCATCAACCCGCTGACCGACGGCAGTGACCGCTACAACAGCCGCAAGGTCGGCGAGAGCAGCGCGCCCGGCAACCGCTCCACGCCGAAGCCGGGTCAGCCGCAGCACGCCTGGTACAACGGCGGCTCCGGCACCTGCAAGGCCGAGCCCGCCGTCGAGCCGCTGCCGGACTGCACGGGCAACGTCGCGCTCAAGCTGATCAACCGCAGCACGCACAGCGAGACGTTCACGATCACCGCCGACGGTGGCTTCAGCAAGACCGAGACGCTGAAGGCCCGCCAGGAGCCCGCCACCGTCACCGTGCCGGCCGCGAACGCCAAGAACATCGTGGTCAGCTCGCGTGGCAAGGAGCTCTACCGCGGCGCCTGGAGCACCCCGGAGGACTGCCAGGTTCCCGAGGTCGGCACCCCGGAGGCCACCGTGGCCCAGACCTGCGAGGGCCTGAGCTTCACGGTCAAGAACCCGGAGAACGGCAAGGAGTTCACCGTCACCTTCACGCCGAGCACGGGCCAGCCGCAGACCATCACGGTGAAGCCGGGTCAGACCGCGCCGCCGGTGATGTTCCCGGGCTCCGAGGGGCTGACCGTCAAGGTCGATGGCGACCTGGACGCGCTGAAGGGCGAGGTCGCCTGGACCAAGCCGGCGGACTGCGGCGTCACCACCCCGCCGACCGGCACGCCGTCGCCGTCCCCGACCACCCCGGTGCCGACCGGCACGCCGGAGACGCCGGCCAGCCCGGGGCCGTCGACCACGCCGGTCGCGTTCACGCCGGGTGACGGCGAGCCGGAGCTGCCGCTGACCGGCGCGGCCGTCGGCTCGATCACCGCGGGCGCGATCGTGCTGCTCGCGGCCGGTGCCGGCCTGTTCCTGATGGCGCGTCGCCGGAAGCTGAAGTTCCAGGCCTGA
- a CDS encoding glycine hydroxymethyltransferase, which translates to MSELNAESTAFRAALEVIRSVEPRVADAIASELTDQRESLKLIASENYASPAVLLAMGNWFSDKYAEGTIGRRFYAGCQNVDTVESVAAEHAKALFGAPHAYVQPHSGIDANLVAYWAILADRVEQPYLAKLKKTQVNSLTDAEWAELRAAFGNQRMLGMSLDAGGHLTHGFRPNISGKMFDQRSYGVDPATGQIDYDGLREIARDFKPAVIVGGYSAYPRKVNFRVMREIADEVGATFMVDMAHFAGLVAGKVFTGDFDPIPHAHIVTTTTHKSLRGPRGGMVLCQPELAEQVDRGCPMVLGGPLAHVMGAKAVALAEARRPEFADYAQRIVANSQALAEGLLRRGATVVSGGTDNHLVLIDVDKYGLTGRQAEQALLNSGIVTNRNSIPQDPNGAWYTSGIRVGTPALTTRGLGTAEMDQIADLMHTVLSQTTPDPDSKARFHLDPAVADRVSKQATELLAPFPLYGAVSL; encoded by the coding sequence ATGTCCGAGTTGAACGCCGAGTCGACCGCCTTCCGTGCCGCGCTCGAGGTCATCCGTTCCGTCGAGCCGCGAGTCGCCGACGCCATCGCGTCCGAGCTGACCGACCAGCGCGAGTCGCTCAAGCTGATCGCCAGTGAGAACTATGCGTCCCCGGCCGTGCTGCTGGCCATGGGCAACTGGTTCTCCGACAAGTACGCCGAGGGCACCATCGGGCGCCGTTTCTACGCCGGCTGCCAGAACGTCGACACCGTCGAGTCCGTCGCCGCGGAGCACGCCAAGGCCCTGTTCGGCGCGCCGCACGCGTACGTGCAGCCGCACTCCGGCATCGACGCGAACCTGGTGGCGTACTGGGCGATCCTGGCCGACCGGGTCGAGCAGCCGTACCTGGCGAAGCTCAAGAAGACGCAGGTCAACAGCCTGACCGACGCCGAGTGGGCCGAGCTGCGCGCCGCGTTCGGCAACCAGCGCATGCTAGGCATGTCGCTCGACGCCGGCGGCCACCTCACCCACGGCTTCCGGCCGAACATCTCCGGCAAGATGTTCGACCAGCGCTCCTACGGCGTCGACCCGGCCACCGGCCAGATCGACTACGACGGCCTGCGCGAGATCGCCCGCGACTTCAAGCCGGCCGTGATCGTGGGCGGCTACTCCGCGTACCCCCGGAAGGTGAACTTCCGCGTCATGCGGGAGATCGCGGACGAGGTCGGCGCCACCTTCATGGTCGACATGGCGCACTTCGCCGGCCTCGTCGCCGGCAAGGTCTTCACCGGCGACTTCGACCCGATCCCGCACGCGCACATCGTCACCACCACCACGCACAAGAGCCTGCGCGGCCCGCGCGGCGGCATGGTGCTCTGCCAGCCCGAGCTGGCCGAGCAGGTCGACCGCGGCTGCCCGATGGTGCTCGGCGGCCCGCTCGCGCACGTCATGGGCGCCAAGGCCGTCGCGCTCGCCGAGGCCCGCCGCCCCGAGTTCGCCGACTACGCGCAGCGCATCGTCGCCAACAGCCAGGCGCTCGCCGAGGGCCTGCTCCGGCGCGGCGCCACCGTGGTCTCCGGCGGCACCGACAACCACCTGGTGCTGATCGACGTCGACAAGTACGGCCTCACCGGCCGCCAGGCCGAGCAGGCGCTGCTCAACTCCGGCATCGTCACCAACCGCAACAGCATCCCGCAGGACCCGAACGGCGCCTGGTACACCTCCGGCATCCGCGTCGGCACCCCAGCCCTCACCACCCGCGGTCTCGGTACGGCGGAGATGGACCAGATCGCCGACCTGATGCACACGGTCCTGTCCCAGACCACGCCGGACCCCGACTCCAAGGCCAGGTTCCACCTCGACCCGGCCGTCGCCGACCGCGTGTCCAAGCAGGCCACCGAGCTGCTCGCACCGTTCCCGCTCTACGGCGCGGTCTCGCTGTAA
- a CDS encoding RNA-binding S4 domain-containing protein, with protein MREVTINTDMIRLGQFLKLADVIEAGSDVKYLLGSEDVTVNGEPEDRRGRQLFKGDVVTVGDDITLVVA; from the coding sequence ATGCGTGAGGTCACCATCAACACCGACATGATCCGCCTGGGCCAGTTCCTCAAGCTCGCAGACGTGATCGAGGCGGGTTCGGACGTGAAGTACCTGCTCGGCTCCGAGGACGTCACGGTCAACGGCGAGCCCGAGGACCGGCGCGGACGGCAGCTCTTCAAGGGCGACGTGGTGACGGTGGGTGACGACATCACGCTGGTGGTGGCCTAG
- a CDS encoding sulfatase-like hydrolase/transferase, whose amino-acid sequence MPEQQEEHETTVEDAAPRRRPVAGTVVTVLAGLLVLVALLLPNQTTGLTAGTFLRIPVEALIVAVLLLLLLPGRARLAGAIAAGVVLGLLVLVKLADMGFFTVYARQVDLVLDWSLADDGVAFLTGSIGRPGAIVAVILAVALLLCVPVLMSLALIRLGRAFARHRTATTRGIALLTTGWLVLALAGSPIADRGASAFLTQRVGLVNAALNDQEEFAAAAAVDAFRDVPPSRLLTALRGKDVLLTFVESYGRSAVEDPAMSTRVNAVLADGERRLTAAGFAARSGWLTSTTFGGYSWLAHSSLQAGLRVDNQQRYRTIVASDRLTLTAAFRKAGWSTAGVAPANTYAWPEGDWYGFERVWDSRNLGYAGPKFGWTTMPDQYTLTAFERLEHGRADRGPLMAEIDLLSSHFPWDSIPQMIDWDSVGDGSAFAGMPERIAANPPAPTDENRTREAYRISIEYSLTALFDYLERHGTDDTVMIFLGDHQPATTVTGPNASHDVPVTIVAKDPAVLDRIASWNWTTGLKPAPDAPVWPMESFRDHFLTAYASAGP is encoded by the coding sequence GTGCCGGAGCAGCAGGAAGAGCACGAGACGACGGTCGAGGACGCCGCACCACGGCGGCGTCCCGTCGCCGGGACGGTGGTCACCGTGCTGGCCGGACTGCTGGTCCTGGTGGCGCTGCTGCTGCCGAACCAGACGACCGGCCTCACCGCCGGCACGTTCCTCCGAATCCCGGTCGAGGCGCTGATCGTCGCCGTGCTCCTGCTGCTGCTGCTGCCGGGCCGGGCACGCCTCGCCGGCGCGATCGCCGCGGGCGTGGTGCTCGGGCTGCTGGTGCTGGTCAAGCTGGCCGACATGGGCTTCTTCACGGTCTACGCCCGCCAGGTCGACCTGGTGCTGGACTGGAGCCTCGCGGACGACGGCGTCGCGTTCCTGACCGGCTCGATCGGCCGGCCCGGCGCGATCGTCGCGGTGATCCTCGCGGTCGCGCTGCTGCTGTGCGTACCGGTGCTGATGTCCCTGGCCCTGATCCGGCTGGGACGTGCGTTCGCGCGGCACCGGACCGCCACCACCCGCGGCATCGCGCTGCTGACCACCGGGTGGCTGGTGCTGGCGCTGGCCGGCAGCCCGATCGCGGACCGCGGCGCGTCCGCGTTCCTCACCCAGCGCGTCGGGCTGGTGAACGCGGCGCTGAACGACCAGGAGGAGTTCGCCGCCGCGGCCGCGGTCGACGCGTTCCGCGACGTGCCGCCCAGCCGGCTGCTGACCGCGCTGCGCGGCAAGGACGTACTGCTCACGTTCGTGGAGAGCTACGGCCGCAGCGCGGTCGAGGACCCGGCGATGTCCACGCGGGTCAACGCGGTGCTGGCGGACGGCGAGAGGCGACTGACCGCGGCCGGGTTCGCGGCCCGCAGCGGCTGGCTCACCTCCACCACGTTCGGCGGCTACAGCTGGCTGGCGCACTCGTCGCTCCAGGCCGGACTGCGCGTCGACAACCAGCAGCGGTACCGCACGATCGTGGCCAGCGACCGGCTCACGCTGACCGCGGCGTTCCGCAAGGCCGGCTGGTCCACGGCCGGCGTCGCGCCGGCGAACACGTACGCGTGGCCGGAGGGCGACTGGTACGGCTTCGAGCGCGTCTGGGACTCGCGCAACCTCGGGTACGCCGGACCGAAGTTCGGCTGGACCACCATGCCCGACCAGTACACGCTCACCGCGTTCGAGCGGCTGGAGCACGGGCGCGCGGACCGTGGGCCGCTGATGGCCGAGATCGACCTGCTCTCCAGCCACTTCCCGTGGGACTCGATCCCCCAGATGATCGACTGGGACTCGGTCGGCGACGGCTCCGCGTTCGCCGGCATGCCCGAGCGCATCGCCGCGAACCCGCCCGCCCCGACCGACGAGAACCGCACCCGCGAGGCGTACCGGATCTCCATCGAGTACTCGCTGACCGCGCTCTTCGACTACCTGGAACGCCACGGCACCGACGACACCGTCATGATCTTCCTTGGCGACCACCAGCCGGCCACCACGGTCACCGGCCCGAACGCCAGCCACGACGTCCCGGTCACCATCGTCGCCAAGGACCCGGCCGTCCTCGACCGCATCGCCTCCTGGAACTGGACCACCGGCCTCAAGCCCGCCCCCGACGCCCCGGTCTGGCCGATGGAATCCTTCCGCGACCACTTCCTTACCGCGTACGCCTCCGCAGGCCCCTGA
- a CDS encoding EAL domain-containing protein, protein MSTRVARVSFGAWMVVLTGAYYAFPVYGTAFWAGLGFGAAIAVLVGVLLNRPARGLPWFLLCGVLVTFALGDAVYNLTSRDAFPSPADGFYLLSYPLLAGALLVFIRFRSGADDRAALLDALLPTAAIGLVVWVFWIGPLVRDTDLSTAEKLTSIGYPLGDVLALAMLVRLLSAPGTRHLSITALTVGVIALLGTDLIYGLSRLNQDWSTGGPVDVGWVIFYALLGYASLDPSMTRLTEHTPAAFTPRVAGWRRLAMLVAAALVAPAVLVYENLDGTVSDAPVIAIFSALMFLLVIGRLAGLLADHRRISHRERVLREAGTQLVSAATPGDVAAAVRAAMAQLMPPNEPYVLESAGIFSGMTREEFFAEGVTLEPVAQLPATHGEPLDGFDVALRAPGPLLPEEGSSEFQFTWICLAASEPVLWRLRPAFEALVSQGTMAIDRIALGAEVSRRKHEAYFRTLIQNASDVILIVGGDDHITYASPSAGDVFGTPAAMLTGAPVTDLIVGEQHERLRESLQRLRGGRGQAMSFDLVGLGADGRTVQVECAIQDMRDEPTVRGAVLTMRDVTERRRLESDLAHQAFHDPLTGLANRLLLQNRLEHALTLAQRDRSVVGLLFIDIDDFKVVNDTLGLVVGDRLLAAVGARIASVVGPQETVARLGGDEFAVLIEQAQTPVEADDVAARIVAACAEPFELRYDTGGTAMVGGAVSIGVTTNVEAHDAAEMQRQADLALYVSKGDGKGRYQRFRTDLHTAMVERLEMRAALSSAVEDQQLVLQYQPIVDLATEDVVGLEALVRWRHPTRGLIGPGEFIEVAEENGAIVPIGAWVLREALLAIANWRQLVPAAPLRYVSVNVSARQFRSPGFVDEVAKVITESGVPPWRLLLEITESLLLRDDESVWQDLARLREMGVRIAIDDFGTGYSSLSYLRQMPVDILKIDKSFIDDISSSRQQRALVAAIVNIADNLNLGVVAEGVEDPAHKQLLLDMGCPFGQGYLFSPPAWPDTVLTWLDHGIRERLAA, encoded by the coding sequence ATGTCCACCCGAGTCGCGCGGGTCAGCTTCGGCGCGTGGATGGTCGTGCTGACCGGGGCCTATTACGCGTTCCCGGTGTACGGCACCGCGTTCTGGGCCGGGCTCGGCTTCGGTGCCGCGATCGCGGTGCTGGTCGGCGTGCTCCTCAACCGGCCGGCCCGCGGGCTGCCCTGGTTCCTGCTCTGCGGCGTGCTGGTCACGTTCGCGCTCGGCGACGCGGTCTACAACCTGACGTCCCGCGACGCGTTCCCGTCCCCGGCGGACGGGTTCTACCTGCTGTCGTACCCGCTGCTGGCCGGCGCCCTACTGGTCTTCATCCGGTTCCGGTCCGGCGCGGACGACCGGGCCGCGCTGCTCGACGCGCTGCTGCCCACGGCCGCGATCGGGCTGGTCGTCTGGGTGTTCTGGATCGGCCCGCTGGTGCGCGACACCGACCTCAGCACGGCCGAGAAGCTCACCTCGATCGGCTATCCGCTCGGCGACGTGCTGGCGCTCGCCATGCTGGTGCGCCTGCTCAGCGCGCCCGGCACCCGGCATCTGTCGATCACCGCGCTCACCGTGGGCGTCATCGCGCTGCTCGGCACCGACCTGATCTACGGGCTGAGCCGGCTCAACCAGGACTGGAGCACCGGCGGCCCGGTCGACGTCGGCTGGGTGATCTTCTACGCGCTGCTCGGGTACGCGTCGCTGGACCCGTCGATGACCCGGCTCACCGAGCACACCCCGGCCGCGTTCACCCCCCGGGTGGCCGGCTGGCGGCGGCTCGCCATGCTGGTCGCGGCCGCGCTGGTCGCACCCGCGGTGCTGGTCTACGAGAACCTCGACGGCACGGTCTCCGACGCCCCGGTGATCGCCATCTTCTCCGCGCTGATGTTCCTGCTGGTGATCGGCCGGCTGGCCGGGCTGCTCGCGGACCACCGGCGGATCAGCCACCGCGAACGGGTGCTGCGCGAGGCCGGGACCCAACTGGTCTCCGCGGCCACGCCCGGCGACGTCGCGGCCGCGGTCCGGGCCGCGATGGCGCAGCTGATGCCGCCGAACGAGCCGTACGTGCTGGAGAGCGCCGGGATCTTCAGCGGCATGACCCGGGAGGAGTTCTTCGCCGAGGGCGTCACGCTGGAGCCCGTCGCACAGCTGCCGGCCACGCACGGCGAACCGCTGGACGGCTTCGACGTGGCGCTGCGCGCACCCGGCCCGCTGCTGCCCGAGGAGGGCTCCTCGGAGTTCCAGTTTACCTGGATCTGCCTGGCCGCGAGCGAGCCGGTGCTGTGGCGGCTGCGGCCCGCGTTCGAGGCGCTGGTGTCGCAGGGCACGATGGCGATCGACCGGATCGCGCTGGGCGCGGAGGTCAGCCGGCGCAAGCACGAGGCGTACTTCCGGACGCTGATCCAGAACGCCTCCGACGTCATCCTGATCGTCGGCGGCGACGACCACATCACGTACGCCAGCCCATCCGCCGGCGACGTCTTCGGCACGCCCGCGGCCATGCTCACCGGCGCGCCGGTCACCGACCTGATCGTGGGCGAGCAGCACGAGCGGCTGCGGGAGTCGTTGCAGCGGCTGCGCGGCGGCCGGGGCCAGGCCATGTCGTTCGACCTGGTCGGACTGGGCGCGGACGGCCGTACCGTGCAGGTCGAATGCGCCATCCAGGACATGCGCGACGAGCCGACCGTCCGCGGCGCGGTGCTGACCATGCGCGACGTCACCGAACGCCGCCGGCTGGAGAGCGACCTCGCGCACCAGGCGTTCCACGACCCGCTGACCGGCCTGGCGAACCGGCTGCTGTTGCAGAACCGGCTGGAGCACGCGCTCACGCTCGCCCAGCGCGACCGGTCCGTGGTCGGCCTGCTGTTCATCGACATCGACGACTTCAAGGTGGTCAACGACACCCTCGGCCTGGTGGTCGGCGACCGGCTGCTGGCCGCGGTCGGCGCCCGGATCGCCAGCGTGGTGGGACCGCAGGAGACGGTGGCGCGGCTCGGCGGCGACGAATTCGCGGTGCTGATCGAGCAGGCGCAGACGCCGGTCGAGGCGGACGACGTGGCCGCCCGGATCGTGGCCGCCTGCGCGGAACCGTTCGAGCTGCGCTACGACACCGGCGGCACCGCCATGGTCGGCGGCGCGGTCAGCATCGGCGTCACCACGAACGTGGAGGCGCACGACGCGGCCGAGATGCAGCGCCAGGCCGACCTCGCGCTCTACGTCTCCAAGGGCGACGGCAAGGGCCGCTACCAGCGCTTCCGTACGGACCTGCACACCGCGATGGTGGAGCGGCTGGAGATGCGCGCCGCGCTCAGCAGCGCGGTCGAGGATCAGCAACTGGTCCTGCAGTACCAGCCGATCGTGGACCTGGCCACCGAGGACGTGGTCGGCCTGGAGGCGCTGGTCCGCTGGCGACACCCGACCCGCGGGCTGATCGGCCCCGGCGAGTTCATCGAGGTCGCGGAGGAGAACGGCGCGATCGTGCCGATCGGCGCCTGGGTGCTGCGCGAAGCACTGCTGGCCATCGCCAACTGGCGGCAACTCGTCCCGGCCGCACCGCTGCGCTACGTCTCCGTCAACGTCTCCGCCCGCCAGTTCCGCAGCCCCGGCTTCGTCGACGAGGTCGCCAAGGTGATCACCGAGAGCGGCGTACCCCCGTGGCGCCTGCTGCTGGAGATCACCGAAAGCCTGCTGCTCCGCGACGACGAATCGGTCTGGCAGGATCTGGCCCGGCTGCGCGAGATGGGCGTCCGGATCGCGATCGACGACTTCGGCACCGGATATTCCTCGCTCAGCTACCTGCGGCAGATGCCGGTCGACATCCTCAAAATCGACAAGTCCTTCATCGACGACATCTCCAGCAGCCGGCAGCAGCGCGCGCTGGTGGCCGCCATCGTCAACATCGCCGACAACCTCAACCTCGGCGTGGTCGCCGAGGGCGTCGAGGACCCGGCCCACAAACAACTCCTGCTCGACATGGGCTGCCCCTTCGGCCAGGGCTACCTCTTCTCCCCACCCGCCTGGCCCGACACCGTCCTCACCTGGCTCGACCACGGCATCCGCGAACGCCTCGCCGCCTGA